The proteins below are encoded in one region of Dioscorea cayenensis subsp. rotundata cultivar TDr96_F1 chromosome 18, TDr96_F1_v2_PseudoChromosome.rev07_lg8_w22 25.fasta, whole genome shotgun sequence:
- the LOC120282799 gene encoding uncharacterized protein LOC120282799, producing the protein MAEEDMNADVHNMQSEESHWGQHYTHRIHSDNFYSLLKDAEVELYPGCKNFTKFSFAIYLFHIKCFNGWTNKSFNALLELLKLVLPEGNTLPRSYQEMKKMISALSLGYEKIHACPNDCILFWKENANEDKCTKCGASRWKESLNDGKNDSEDAFTKKKKKATKILRWFPLIPRLQRLFMSSKTASLMTWHEHERTKDGCQRHPADSQAWKELDSRYPQFSSDPRNVRLGLASDGFNPFKTMTIVHSAWPVILIPYNLPLWMCMKQSNFILSLLIPGPKGPGNNIDVYLQPLIEELQVLWEVGIETFDAATNQIFQLHAAVIWTINDFPAYANLSRWSTKGEYACPCCGYDANSKWLKHSRKHCYMGHRRWLKPNHRFRNDKLSFDGTQEFRNAPLPSSGIEVLRQVEDMNGSKDGPWKKKSIFFTLPYWKHLLLRHNLDVMHIEKKCM; encoded by the coding sequence ATGGCTGAAGAAGATATGAATGCTGATGTCCATAATATGCAATCAGAAGAAAGTCACTGGGGCCAACATTATACTCACAGAATTCATAGTGACAATTTTTATAGCTTGCTTAAAGATGCTGAGGTGGAATTATATCCGGGTTGcaagaatttcacaaaattctCTTTTGCGATCTATTTGTTCcacattaaatgttttaatgGGTGGACCAACAAGTCCTTCAATGCATTACTAGAGTTGCTGAAACTTGTTCTACCAGAAGGTAATACATTGCCAAGGTCAtatcaagaaatgaaaaagatgattTCTGCATTAAGTTTGggttatgaaaaaattcatgctTGTCCCAATGATTGCATACTATTTTGGAAGGAGAATGCAAATGAAGACAAATGCACAAAATGTGGAGCTTCAAGATGGAAAGAGAGCTTGAATGATGGAAAAAATGATTCTGAAGATGCttttacaaaaaagaaaaaaaaagctacCAAAATATTACGATGGTTTCCTCTTATTCCAAGATTGCAAAGGTTATTTATGTCTTCAAAAACTGCTTCTCTAATGACTTGGCATGAACATGAACGTACCAAAGATGGATGCCAAAGACATCCTGCAGATTCTCAAGCTTGGAAAGAATTAGATTCTCGATATCCTCAATTCTCCTCTGATCCTCGTAATGTTCGGTTGGGATTAGCTTCTGATGGTTTCAATCCATTCAAAACTATGACTATTGTTCATAGTGCTTGGCCTGTTATCTTGATACCTTATAATTTACCTTTATGGATGTGTATGAAGCAGTCAAACTTTATTCTTTCCTTGCTTATTCCTGGTCCAAAAGGACCTGGAAACAATATAGATGTATACTTGCAACCGTTGATTGAAGAATTGCAAGTGCTTTGGGAAGTTGGTATAGAGACTTTTGATGCGgccacaaatcaaatttttcaGTTACATGCAGCAGTTATTTGGACAATCAATGACTTTCCTGCATATGCCAATTTGTCTAGATGGAGTACGAAGGGAGAGTATGCATGTCCCTGTTGTGGATATGATGCCAATTCTAAGTGGTTAAAACATAGTAGAAAGCATTGTTACATGGGCCATCGTAGATGGTTGAAACCTAACCATAGGTTTCGTAATGATAAACTTTCTTTTGATGGGACACAAGAATTTAGAAATGCTCCATTACCATCATCTGGTATTGAAGTGTTGAGACAAGTGGAAGATATGAATGGTAGCAAAGATGGACCTTGGAAAAAGAagagcatttttttcacattgccTTATTGGAAACATCTTCTATTGCGTCATAATCTTGATGTCatgcacatagaaaaaaaatgtatgtga
- the LOC120282800 gene encoding uncharacterized protein LOC120282800 has protein sequence MGKRKRLNITKTNRTSTSQQQSESGSLSEQQSVFLGTELSPNEPRQQFEQPSTSCNAKPKKVRGPTRMADIWDLNNEERVVVKLNDHRIPIGEEATKLTRFIGSMMRMPNFAPITYTTWHEFPDSTKEEIWKVIETKFTFELLHSHENDESLNENTTQMVKSWIVSDMSTKWRQWKNFLKSKYYDEHKTVEEMASKIDDPRVDKQQFLVIATYWLTDKAKEQSETNRTNRSKSDEPHCAGTRSFPTIIQTVTEESNGIPPSRAEMYIRTRTRKDGSVVNEKAASVVELMKKGLSESNSQDPKRCSWENDVYSQVKGPEKRGRIRCMGTISTSSSKSGPSCSQIIYHNEVQDLKAEVQGLKEALTTVISLFQKQFPNENMEVLNAVTRIVNGEVPDASSAQQTPRGNNHSHESSHQVNPNASSDAV, from the exons ATGGGAAAGCGTAAACGGTTGAATATCACTAAGACAAATCGCACTTCGACTTCTCAACAACAATCCGAATCAGGCTCATTATCTGAACAACAATCTGTGTTTTTAGGAACTGAGCTTTCACCAAATGAACCTCGACAACAATTTGAACAACCATCAACTTCAT GTAATGCTAAGCCAAAAAAAGTTCGAGGTCCTACACGTATGGCTGATATTTGGGATTTGAATAATGAAGAACGAGTTGTTGTCAAGTTAAACGATCACCGTATACCAATTGGAGAAGAAGCTACTAAATTAACTCGATTTATCGGTAGTATGATGCGAATGCCTAACTTTGCACCTATTACTTACACAACTTGGCATGAGTTCCCAGATTCTACAAAGGAAGAAATATGGAAAGTAATCGAG acCAAATTCACATTTGAGTTGTTGCATTCACATGAGAATGATGAGtctttaaatgaaaatacaactcaaatgGTTAAGAGTTGGATAGTGTCTGATATGAGTACTAAGTGGAGGCAATGGAAGAATTTTTTGAAGTCCAAATATTATGATGAACACAAGACAGTAGAGGAAATGGCCTCAAAGATTGATGATCCTCGAGTAGACAAACAACAATTTTTGGTAATTGCTACTTATTGGTTGACTGACAAAGCGAag GAACAAAGTGAGACAAATAGAACAAATCGTTCAAAATCTGATGAACCCCATTGTGCAGGAACAAGATCATTCCCTACTATTATTCAAACTGTG ACTGAAGAATCTAATGGAATTCCACCATCACGTGCTGAAATGTATATACGCACTCGTACCCGTAAAGATGGAAGTGTTGTGAATGAAAAAGCAGCTTCTGTTGTG GAACTTATGAAGAAAGGATTAAGTGAAAGTAATTCACAAGATCCTAAAAGGTGTTCATGGGAAAATGATGTGTATTCACAAGTTAAAGGACCAGAGAAAAGAGGGCGTATTCGTTGTATGGGAACAATTTCTACTTCATCAAGCAAGTCTGGTCCTTCATGTTCTCAAATCATATATCATAATGAAGTACAAGATTTGAAGGCTGAGGTTCAAGGATTGAAGGAAGCTTTAACTACTGTGATTTcattatttcaaaaacaatttccTAATGAGAACATGGAGGTCCTAAATGCTGTGACTCGCATAGTCAATGGAGAG gtACCTGATGCTTCTAGTGCTCAACAAACGCCGCGTGGGAATAATCATTCTCATGAATCAAGTCATCAAGTAAATCCAAATGCATCAA GTGATGCCGTTTAG
- the LOC120282664 gene encoding uncharacterized protein LOC120282664: MDTARRYTGYIVNGFRFHTKARERWLKTQNSGVVVTSKMMSYASSRDARPIEGEINYYGVLTDIIQLNYSGRFKVVLFKCDWIDPNRAKKVFYVQDEKNKDWLIVKHAKLRDIYDIGGGSSFDRGQGSGEVQDDDSHDTTKWVRNEVDGVELTQEMKTAHEEEQALYEHNEDLF; the protein is encoded by the exons ATGGATACAGCAAGGAGATATACTGGATACATTGTTAATGGTTTTAGATTTCACACCAAAGCTCGTGAAAGATGGTTGAAAACTCAAAATAGTGGGGTTGTTGTAACATCTAAGATGATGAGTTATGCAAGTTCAAGGGATGCACGACCTATTGAAGGAGAAATTAACTATTATGGGGTTTTAACTGACATCATTCAACTAAACTACAGTGGTAGATTCAaggttgttttatttaaatgtgaTTGGATCGATCCAAATAGAG CTAAGAAGGTCTTTTATGTTCAAGatgaaaagaataaagattGGCTTATTGTCAAGCATGCAAAACTTAGGGACATATATGATATCGGTGGTGGATCATCCTTTGATAGGGGTCAAGGGAGTGGAGAAGTACAAGATGATGACTCACATGACACTACAAAATGGGTTCGAAATGAAGTTGATGGAGTGGAGCTCACACAAGAAATGAAAACGGcgcatgaagaagaacaagctcTTTATGAACATAATGAGGACCTTTTTTAG
- the LOC120282610 gene encoding F-box protein SKIP28 produces the protein MRTCHQMENSDVSDPMLLNASDPALPAMDPHAALFLVLGYLRLPDLLAFQSVCRLFREAIAGDRLLWMRITVEPPLSGRLTDDALLELTSRAGGALKSLALLDCWKITDAGLLQVIDRNPTISELFIPGCTYLTADGVVSVVQRLSERKGKLKRLRLRGLCNISRDHLDSLNYYLGINDHPQCSKPSVYNHWMSLPLNDNDDRPIDMDICPKCNNAGLVFDCTRENCRSMKYRWSVCRGCFFCIARCQECGGCIDFEELGEETICAHLLCIDCWLQLPKCSLCNRPYCKGHINFRGSSPALFVCDQCGYDEFTTNDIM, from the exons atGAGAACCTGTCACCAGATGGAGAATTCCGACGTCTCTGATCCCATGCTCCTCAATGCTTCAGATCCAGCTCTCCCTGCTATGGATCCCCACGCCGCGCTCTTCCTGGTCCTCGGCTACCTCCGCCTGCCGGACCTGCTGGCCTTCCAGAGCGTCTGCAGGTTGTTCCGCGAAGCCATCGCTGGTGACCGCTTACTGTGGATGCGCATCACCGTTGAGCCGCCGCTCAGTGGGAGACTCACGGACGATGCTCTTTTGGAGCTCACCTCCAGGGCTGGTGGCGCCCTCAAGTCCTTGGCCCTCTTGGATTGCTGGAAAATCACTGATGCTGGTCTCCTTCAGGTCATCGATCGGAACCCCACCATCTCTGAG CTTTTCATACCTGGCTGCACATATTTGACTGCGGATGGTGTGGTCAGCGTAGTACAACGGCTTAGTGAGCGAAAGGGCAAACTTAAACGTCTCCGTCTCCGAGGTCTTTGTAACATATCAAGAGATCATCTTGACAGTCTAAACTATTATCTTGGCATAAATGATCATCCACAATGTTCAAAGCCATCAGTCTATAATCACTGGATGTCTCTCCCACTTAATGACAACGATGACCGCCCAATTGATATGGATATCTGTCCCAAGTGTAATAATGCAGGGTTGGTCTTTGATTGCACAAGAGAGAATTGCAG GTCGATGAAGTACCGATGGTCCGTATGCAGAGGATGCTTCTTCTGCATTGCAAGGTGTCAAGAGTGCGGAGGTTGCATCGATTTTGAAGAACTTGGAGAGGAAACAATCTGTGCGCATCTCTTGTGCATTGATTGTTGGCTTCAACTTCCGAAATGCAGCTTGTGCAACCGTCCATACTGCAAAGGCCACATAAATTTCCGAGGATCCTCACCGGCATTGTTTGTATGTGATCAATGTGGATATGATGAATTCACGACAAATGATATCATGTag
- the LOC120282663 gene encoding uncharacterized protein LOC120282663 produces the protein MRTPDEYSSNISRCVQLKQRKLIGLKSYDCHLLMQEFLPIAIRCSLPEKVCSVLIDLSNFFKDLCSKVLQESDFDLLEYRAASTLCEMEKKFPPSFFTIMVHLVIHLANEARLAGPVIYRWMYPVERFLLTLKTYVRNRASPEGSIAEGYLANECLTFASRYLVGTETSLNQSTRNEEDQNVANDEEVSIFANVGRPLGREKK, from the exons ATGAGAACTCCAGATGAATATTCTTCTAATATCTCACGTTGTGTGCAACTTAAACAACGGAAGCTCATAGGACTGAAAAGTTATGATTGTCATTTATTAATGCAAGAATTTCTTCCCATAGCAATACGATGTTCTTTACCTGAAAAAGTGTGCTCAGTTCTAATTGACttgtccaatttttttaaagaccTTTGCTCTAAGGTTCTTCAAGAAAGTGACTTTGATTTGCTTGAGTATCGAGCTGCTTCAACATTAtgtgaaatggaaaaaaaatttcctccGTCTTTTTTTACCATAATGGTACATTTGGTTATTCATTTAGCAAATGAAGCAAGACTTGCTGGTCCAGTCATATATCGGTGGATGTATCCTGTTGAGAG GTTTCTTCTTACGCTTAAGACGTATGTGCGTAATAGAGCTAGTCCAGAGGGTTCAATTGCAGAAGGCTATTTAGCTAATGAATGTTTAACTTTTGCTTCACGATATTTAGTGGGGACTGAAACTAGCTTAAATCAATCAactagaaatgaagaagatcaaAATGTTGCCAATGATGAGGAAGTATCCATTTTTGCAAATGTTGGAAGACCATtgggaagggaaaaaaaataa